The genomic segment GTCGGCCAGGCTTTTCGCACACCCGGGCCGCCCGGCACACGCGGTCACCCCGGCCCACCGCGTGGCCGGCTCCACCGGCAGCCCGGCCTCGGCCAGCGCCCGCGCCCACCGCCGCGCGGCCTCGACCGTCAGATCGGGCACAAGGACCCCGCGCCAGGGCGTCACCACCAGCCGCCGCGCAGTCCCCAGCAGCCGCAACGCCTCCCCGCCGAGCCGCCCCAACGGCACGAGCGCGCCCACCGCCACAAGCCCATCCCCCTGCGGCACGATCCCGAGCAAGGTCGCGTCCGCCGACAGGGGGACAGCCGTGGACGGCGGGAGTGTGGGGAGGCCCAGGGCGGCCGCGGTGCGTGTGGCGATCCGGGACGGGCCGTCCGGCAGTTCGTGCAAGCGCCACGCCGTGGTTTCGGCGCGTTCGGTGAGGAAGGCGTTCGCGGCGGTCAGCAGGGTCCGGACCACGTCGGTGGCGGGGACGCGGAGGCCGGGGTCGTGGCCGGCGAAGAGGATCGCGAACGTTTCGTCCACGGGGACGGCGGCCAGGTCGGCCGACAGGGGCACCGCGCCGAGCGCGAAGAGGAAACGTCCGGGAAGGGCGGCCAATGCCGGATCGGCGCAGAGGGCCCGGTCGAGCTCGGCGACGAGGGCGCGCAGTGTGGCGCCGGCCAGTGGCGGCGCCACGATGTTGCGAACGGTCTCGTGGGTCTCGGAGGGCAGCAGGCCGGCGGCGGTCAGGGCGGCCGCGAGCACCGTCGGGTCGGCGTCGGTCAGGGCTCTGAGCTGCAGGTTGGCCCGGGACGTGAGCTCCAGACGACCGTCGCCGAACTGTGCGGCCAGGGTGGCCAGGGTGGTCAGCTGGGCGCCGGTGAGCAGGCCGCCGGGGAGCCGCACGCGGGCCAGCGGGCCGTCGGCGGCCGCGTGCAGGCGCAGGGCGCCGGGGCAGGCGTCGACGGCGGATTCACGGGCGGGCACGGCCCGGATACTACGGTCGACCCCCGACAGGAGCGCATCCTCGGGTCGGGATCGTCACACACCGGCACCCTCCTTGACGGCGAGTATCGGCGCCGGGAAGGGTGGGAGGTCACGAGCGGCGACGCCGCGGAGGAAGCCGGTGTGAGTCCGGCGCGGTCCCGCCACTGTCACCAGGCCGTAAGGGCTGGGAGCCAGGAACTCCGGTCGCCGTGATCTCTACTACCCGGGGCGCGGACCCCGAGGGGAGCTGGCGCGTGTTCCTGCTGCTGTCGACCTCCGACACCGATCTGCTCAGTGCCCGGGCCAGCGGCTCGGCATGGCGCCTGGCCAACCCGGCCCGGACGGGTGTGGCCGACCTGCCCGCCCTGCTCACCGACGTGACGCTGGTCGTCGTGCGGATCCTCGGCGGGCGCCGGGCCTGGGAGGAGGGGCTCGACGCGCTGCTGGCCGGGCCGGTCCCGGTCGTCGTGCTGGGTGGCGAGCAGGCCCCGGACGCCGAGCTGATGAAGCTGTCGACGGTGCCGGCCGGGGTGGCTGCCGAGGCGCACGCGTATCTGGCTCAGGGCGGCTCGGACAACTTGGCCGCGGTGCACGACTTCCTCTCCGACACGGTGCTGCTGACCGGGCACGGGTTCGCCCCGCCGCAGGCCGCACCCGACTGGGGGCCGCTGCCGCGCGAGACGACGGCGACCGGGCCCACTGTCGCGGTGCTCTACTACCGCGCGCACCACATGGCCGGTAACACCGCGTTCGTCGAGGCGCTGTGCCGCGCGATCGAGGCCAAGGGCGGGCGCCCCCTGCCGTTGTTCACGTCGTCCCTGCGTACGGCGCCGGAGGATCTGCTGGCCGAGTTGCGTAAGGCGGACGCCCTGGTGGTCACCGTGCTCGCGGCCGGCGGCACGAAGCCGGCCACGGTCACCGCGGGCGGCGACGACGAGGCGTGGGACGTCGGCGTGCTGGCGGGCCTGGACGTGCCGATCCTGCAGGCGCTGTGCCTGACCAGCTCGCGGGCCAAGTGGGAGGCCAGCGACGACGGCTTGTCCCCGCTGGACGCGGCCACCCAGGTGGCGATCCCGGAGTTCGACGGCCGGATCATCACGGTCCCGTTCTCGTTCAAAGAGATCGACCCGGACGGGCTCTCCATCTACGTGGCCGACCCCGAGCGTGCGGCCCGGGTCGCCGGCATCGCGGTCGCGCACGCCCGGCTGCGGCACATCCCGCCGGCCGAGCGGCGGATCGTGGTGATGCTCTCGGCGTACCCGACCAAGCATTCCCGCATCGGCAACGCGGTCGGCCTGGACACCCCGGCCTCGACCGTTGCGCTGCTGGCGGCCCTGCGTGAGCGCGGCTACCGGATCGGCTCGTTCGGCGACTACGACGGCGACGGGCTGATCCACGCCCTGATCGCGGCGGGCGGCCAGGACCCGGACTGGCTCACCGAGGACCAGCTGGCCGAGAACAAGGTGCGGATCAACGGCGAGCGGTACGGCGACTGGTTCGCCACCTTGCCCGACGATCTGCGCGCATCGATGACCACACATTGGGGGCCGGCGCCGGGCGAGTTGTACGTCGACAACGGCGACATCGTGCTGGCCGCGCTTCAGGACGAGAACGTGGTCGTCATGGTGCAGCCGCCGCGTGGGTTCGGGGCCAACCCGGTGGCCATTTATCACGACCCCGACCTGCCGCCCTCGCACCACTACCTGGCCGCGTACCGCTGGGTCGCCGACGAGTTCGGCGCGCACGCGGTGGTGCACGTGGGCAAGCACGGCAACCTGGAATGGCTGCCCGGCAAGAACGTGGGCATGTCGGCCTCGGACGGCACCGACGCCGCTCTGGGTGACCTGCCGTTGATCTATCCGTTCCTGGTCAACGACCCGGGCGAGGGCACGCAGGCCAAGCGCCGGGCCCACGCCACACTGGTCGACCACCTGATCCCGCCGATGGCCCGGGCCGAGTCGTACGGGGACATCGCCCGCCTCGAGCAGCTGCTCGACGAGCACGCCAACATCGCCGCGCTCGACCCGGCCAAGCTGCCGGCGATCCGGGCCCAGATCTGGACGCTGATCCAGGCCGCGCGGATGGACCACGATCTGGGTCAGTCGGACCGGCCCGACGACGAGGAGTTCGACGAGTTCATCCTGCACGTCGACGGGTGGCTGTGCGAGGTCAAGGACGTGCAGATCCGCGACGGGCTGCACATCCTGGGCGCGGCGCCACAGGGCGAGGCGCGGGTCAACCTGGTGCTGTCGATGCTGCGGGCGAAGCAGATGTGGGCGGGGCAGGTCGCGGCGCTCCCCGGGCTCAGGGAGGCGCTCGGGCTCGCCGAGGAGGCGTCCACCGCCGAGACCGACCGGGTCGAGGCCCTCGCGCACGCTCTGGTCAGCGGGATGGAGGAAGCCGGCTGGCCGACCGATCGAGCTCACATTGCGGAGCTGTCCGGAACGCACGGGGTGGGCGGGGAGCGGGTGCAGGACGTCCTCGCGTTCGCGGCGACCGAGATCGTGCCGCGACTCGACCGTACGACCGACGAGCTGACCAACCTGCTGCACGCGCTGGACGGCGGCTACGTGCCGGCCGGCCCGAGCGGCTCCCCCCTGCGCGGCCTGATCAACGTGCTGCCCACCGGCCGCAACTTCTACTCGGTCGACCCCAAGGCGATCCCGAGCGCGCTGGCCTGGGAGACCGGTCAGGCGATGGCCGAGTCGCTGCTCAAGCGCTACCGCGAGGACTACGGCGACTGGCCCCGCTCGGTCGGCCTCTCGGCCTGGGGCACCAGCGCCATGCGTACGGCCGGTGACGACATCGCCGAGATTCTCGCCCTCATCGGCGTACGCCCGATCTGGGATCCGGCCTCGCGCCGGGTGACCGGTCTCGAACCGATCACCCGCGACGAGCTCGGCCGCCCCCGGATCGACGTCACCGTCCGCATCTCGGGTTTCTTCCGCGATGCCTTCCCGCACGTCGTGGCCATGCTCGACGACGCGTTCCGGATGATCGCCGAGCTCGACGAGCCGGAGAACTTCGTCCGCGAGCACGCCCTGGCCGACCGCGACGACCACGGCGACTGGCGGCGGGCCACCACCCGCATCTTCGGGTCGCGACCGGGGGCGTACGGGGCCGGGATCCTGCCTTTGATCGACAGCCGGAACTGGCGCACCGACAAGGATCTGGCCGAGGTGTACGCGGTGTGGGGCGGCTTCGCGTACGGCCGTGACCTCGACGGTGTGCCCGCCCGGCCCGACATGGAGAACGCGTACAAGCGGATCGACGTGGCGGCCAAGAACATCGACACCCGCGAGCACGACATCGCCGACTCGGACGACTACTTCCAGTACCACGGCGGCATGATCGCCACGGTGCGCGCGCTGACCGGCAAGGCCCCCGCGGCGTACGTGGGTGACTCGACCAACCCGGACGCCACCCGCACGCGCAGCCTGACCGAGGAGACCGCACGCATCTTCCGGGCCCGGGTCGTCAACCCGCGCTGGATCGCCGCGATGCGCCGGCACGGCTACAAGGGCGCCTTCGAGCTGGCCGCCACTGTCGACTACCTGTTCGGTTTCGACGCCACCGCCGGCGTGGTCACCGACTACATGTACGAGCAGCTCGCGGCGACGTACGCCCTGGACCCGGAGAACCAGAAGTTCTTCCAGCAGTCCAACCCGTGGGCCCTGCACAGCGTCACCGAACGCCTGCTCGAGGCGGCCGAACGCAAGCTCTGGGACTCCCCGGACCCGGACACGCTGAACGCCCTGCAGCAGCTCTATCTGGAAACCGAGGGTGACATCGAGGACAGCTAGGCCCGCAGGAAGGTCAGGACCGCGAGCACCCGGCGGTGCTCGCGGTCGTCCTGGATCAGCCCGAGCTTGGTGAAGATCGAGGTCACGTGGGCCTCGACGGTCTTGACGGCCAGGTGCAGGTCGGCGGCGACGGCGGTGTTGGACAGGCCCCGGGCCATCAGCGCGAGCACGGCCCGTTCCCGGTCGGTCAGCCGGTCCAGCGGGTCACGTTCGCGGCGCCGGGCGACCAGCCGGGCCACCAGCTCCGGGTCGATGACGGTCTCGCCGCGGCCCACTTTGCGGATGTCGGCGCCGAACGCGGCCAGGTCGGACACGCGGTCCTTGAGCAGGTAACCCACGCCGCCGTCGAAGTCGGTCATCAGCCGCAGCGCGTGGTGCACCTCGACGTATTGGGAGAGCAGCATCAGCCCCACCCCGGGGGCGGCGGCCCGGATCGCGGCCGCCGTCTCGATGCCCTCGTCGGAGAAGGACGGCGGCATGCGCAGGTCGATCACGGCGACGTCGGGCGGGTCGGCGCGCACCAGAGCGAGCAGGGCGCGTCCGTCGCCGGCCTGCCCGGTCACGGTGAAGCCGACGTCGGTCAGGATGCGGGACATGCCCTCGCGGAAGAGCACGGCGTCGTCGGCCAGCATCACGCGCACGGAATCACCGTCCGCAGGGTGGTGCCGCCGGGTCCACTCTCCACGACCAGGCGGGCGTCCATGGTGGCGAGCCGGTCGGCCAGGCCTTCGAGGCCGCCGCCGGAGGTGATCGCGGCGCCGCCGTGGCCGTCGTCCGCCACCTCGACCCGCAGGCCCGGTTCGTCGCCGGTGAGGGTGACGGCCACCGTGGCCGCCCCGGAATGCTTGGCCGCGTTGGTCAGACCCTCGCTGATCACGAAGTAGGCCGTCGACTCGACCTCGGCCGGCAGGCGGCGCGGCACGTCGACGGTCAGCCGGACCGGCAGCGGGGAACGGTCGGCCAGGAAACCGGCCGCGGCTTCGAGCCCGTCCTGCGTCAGCACCGCCGGGTGCAGGCCGCGCGCCATCTCCCGCAGCTCGGCGGTCGCCTCGAGCAATTGCGCCCGTACGCCCTCCGCCCGCGCGGCGACCGCATCGGAACCGTTCGCCGCGGCCAGCCGGACCACCGCACCCAGCTCCATGGCAACGGTCACGAGGCGCTGCTGCGCGCCGTCGTGCAGGTCCCGCTCGAGCCGGCGGCGCGCGGCGTCCCCCGCCGCGACCAGCCGCTGCGCGGTGGCCCGCAGCTCCAGCACCAGCCCGGCCTGCGCGGCCAGGTCGCCGACGAGCCGGCGTTCGGCCGCGGAGAGCTCGGTCGCAACCCCGGTCCGGCCGTTGGCCGGGCCGCCCTTGGCGACCGTGATCGCGCCCAGGAAGCGCTCGTCGTAGCGGATCGGGACGAGGGTCTCGATGTCCGGGGCGGCCGGGAGCGGCACCGTCGCCGGCCACATCGAGACGGGACGCAAGGCGTCGGCCGGGCCGGTCCACAGCACGACCTGGTGGGCCCCCACGGCGTCGGCGACCGTTGCCGTCAGCGCGGCCAGCAGCCCACCGGTGGGCGCGGTGAGGTGCCCGGAAAGGCGCGACAGGGCCTCGTACGGGGTGGCCCGGTGCCCGTAGACGAGCCGGTCGGCGAGCCGCTGCACCCGCCGGCGCAGCGGCTCGAAGGCGACGGCGACGAGGCCGGTGGCGATCAGCGACAGCAGGGTGCCGTAGCCGTCGACGAGGCGCCCGATCCCGGTCACGACCACGGCGTAGCCGAGCGTGACGACCGCGGCCATCGCGCCGAACACCAGCGACTTGTTGATCACCGGGTCGATGTCGTAGAGGCGGTACCGCAGGATCGCCGCGCCCGCCGCGACAGCGACGAACGGGACGGCCAGCGTGCCCGCGAGCGGTGAACCCCACAGTGCCAGGCCGAGCACCATGACCGCGGCGGACACCGTCACGGCGTACAGGAACCAGCGCAGCTGGCGGGCCTCGTCGCCGTGGGCCCGCCGGACCCGCACGACGACACAGGCCGCCCAGGTCAGCTGAAAGAGCAGATAGGCCACCGGACGGACGGCGTCGTACAACTCCTGCGCCGCGGCCGCGCCCGCAAGCGTCAGGGGATGACCGGCGACCAGCCCGGTGCGGGCGTACTCGACCGGCCACAGGGCCGACGTCGTGGACAGCGCCAGCCCGGCGACGGCCAGGACACCGACGACCGGACGCCACCCGCGCGACGGCAGGCGTCCGTCGGGAAAGCTCATCACGGCCACACCGACCAGCACCAGCACGAGCGGCAGGGGCCAGACCCCGAACCAGCCGATCCACTCCGCGCCGGGCAGCGGGCCCGGGTGCAGGGCGTACTGGCGGCCGGTGAACATCACCGCATGGGCCAGGCCGACGGCCACGAAGAGCCGGCCCTCCCGGTTGCCGGGGCGGCGGTGCACCACGTAGAGGCCGACCGCGGTGAAAGTGGCCGCGATCAGGCCGTTGTGGAGGTTGGCGACGTGCCAGCCGAGCGCGAAGCCGGCGGCGACGAGCGCGGCCGCCACCACGCCCGCCGCCCGTCCCAGCACCCCGGCGCGGCTCACGCCCGTATCGTGCCAGCGCCGGGCCGTTCGCGGACCAGGGTTGACCCGGCACTTTCGCAGGGGCCACCCGGATGATTGCGGCGGCGCGGGCGGCGACGGTCGGCGTATGACTTCCACCCCGCTCGACCGCACCCTCAACGCCTCGCTGATCGTCGCCCCGGTCGTCTACCTGATCGCCGACGTCCTCTACGCCGTGCGCGGCTGGGACGACCCGGCCGCCGCCGTCTTCCACATCCTCGGCGCGGTGGCCTACACCGTCGTCGTGCTGCGTCTGGTCACCCTCGGCAGCGGCCGGCTCGCGGTGGCCCTGCTGCTGGTGGGCGCTCTGGGCGCGGCCGGCAACGTCGCGTACGGCTTCAACACCATCCACGTCGCGCTGGGCGACACCGACCTGGTCGACGCGGGTGGGGCCGCGACGATCATCAAGCCGCTCGGCCTGTTCTTCCCGCTGACCCTGTTGCTGGCCGTGGCCGTCCTGCGCCCCCGGGGCCCCGCCGGGGTCGCGCCGCTGCTGCTGGTGGCCGGTCTGGCCTGGCCGGTCGCGCACATCGCGAACATCGGCTGGCTGGCCGTGGCGGTCAACCTGGTCCTGGTGGCCGCGTTCGGCGCCGCGGCCCGCGGCCCGCTGCGCACCATGCCGCCTGCGACCGCACCAGTCGGGCACCCCTGACGACCCCGGTCACCGCTACTGGCCCGTACGGGTTGATCCAGCATGGGTCGCTGACTGCCGGTGCCCGCGTCGTGTCTGGTCGTGCTGCCGGCCGGGCGCCGCCCCGCCGACGCGGAGGCCCCGCGCCGCCTCTGACGGTTCCGGAACTGCTGGGGACGTTCAGCTGTTCACCTGCGGGAACGGTAAGAAAGCGCTTCCCGGGCGTCTCACCAGGCATTGACAGGTGCCGAGATGCCGGTTCACAGTGTCGTCACAAAGAGCGCTTTCACAAGCCGGTCCCCAGGTTGAAATCGCTCGGACACATCCCCTAAAGCAGGAGTCCTCCATGACATCCCCGGTCCTGGACGGGCTCGGGACGCCTCGTAACAGCAAGAGGTTGTCCCCGGCCCGGATTCTCACGCTCGGCGCGGCCCTCTTCGGGCTGATCGCCGCCTACTTCGTCGTGACCACCCAGAACGCGCAGGCGGCCGAGGTGGTCGTCTCGCAGGGCAAGCCCGCCACGGCCAGCTCGACCGAGGTGGCCGGCGCCTACCTGCCCGGCGAGGCCGTCGACGGCAACAACGGCACCCGCTGGGCCAGCGCGTTCACCGCGAACGCGTGGTGGCAGGTCGACCTCGGCGCGGCCACCGCGGTCAGCCGGATCGCCATCAACTGGGAGGGGGCCTACGCCAAGGGCTTCAACGTCCAGTTCTCGACCAACGGCACGAGCTTCACCCAGGCGTACACCACCACGACCGGCGCCGGCGGCCAGCAGAGCATCGCGGTCACCGGCACCGCCCGGTACGTGCGGATCAACCTGACCGAGCGCGCGCTTCCGGCGTACGGCTACTCGTTCTGGGAGTTCCAGGTGTTCTCGGGCGGCCCGACGACCCCGCCCACCACCCCGCCGACGACGCCCCCCACGACCCCGCCGGGCGGCACCACGCGGCTGCTCTCCTACAACAAGCCCGCGCAGGCCAGCACCTGGCAGAACGACGTCAACTGCAACCCGTGCAGCCCGGACAAGGCGTTCGACAACGACCCGGCCAGCCGCTGGGCCACCAGTTCGACGAACGGCTGGGTGGACCCGGGCTGGATCTCGGTCGACCTGGGCGCGACGGCCACCATCAGCCAGGTCGTGCTGCAGTGGGACCCGGCGTACGGGAAGAGCTATCAGATCCAGGTGTCCAACGACAATGTGAACTGGACGCCCATCTTCTCCACGACCACCGGTGACGGGCTCAAGGACGTCATCAACGCCACCGGCACCGGCCGCTACGTGCGGATGTACGGCACCCAGCGGAGCAGCGCGTACGGCTACTCGCTGTGGGAGTTCAGTGTCTACGGCACGGGCGGCGCGCCGAACAACCCGCCGGCCCCGCCCGCCGACCCGTCGTTCCCCGCCTCCCGCCTGGTCTTCGAGGACAACTTCAACGACCCGGCCGGCACCAAGCCGAGCACGGCCAAGTGGACGTACGACCCGGGTGTCCCGCAGAACGGCGAGATCCAGTACTACACGCCGAACAGCGAGAACGCGCAGACCGACGGGCAGGGCAGCCTGGTCATCGAGGCCCGCCGGCAGGACTACCAGGGCCGGCAGTACACCTCGGCCCGGATGAACACCGGCGGCAAGTTCAGCGCCCAGTACGGCCGGTTCGAGGCCCGGATCAAGGTGCCGAAGGGCAACGGCCTGTGGCCCGCGTTCTGGATGATGGGCGAGGACTTCCTCAGTGGACGTCCGTGGCCGTACAACGGCGAGATCGACATCATGGAGGTTCTGGGCCGCAACACCAACGAGATGTACACGACGCTGCACGCCCCGGCCTACAACGGTGGCGGCGGCTACGGCCAGAAGAACGCGGCCGGGGTCGACCTGTCGCAGGACTTCCACGTGTACGCGGCCGAGTGGGACAGCAAGGGCATCCGGTTCTTCCTGGACGGCCGGCAGGTCTTCAACGCCGACAAGGCCACCGTGGAGAACACCCGCGGCCCGTGGATCTTCGACCACAAGTTCTACCTGATCCTCAACCTGGCCGTCGGCGGCGACTTCCCCGGCCCGATCGACGCGACCACGCCGTTCCCGTCCCGCATGCTCGTCGACTACGTGCGGGTGTACCAGTGAGGGCCCGCATCCTCGTCGCCGCGGCGCTGCTGGCCACCTCGGCGATCGCGATCGCGACCCGCGCCGATGCCGCCGACACCCTGATCTCGCAGGGCAAGACGGCCACCGCGTCGTCGTCGGAGTCCGCGGCGTTCCCCGCCTCGAACGCGGTCGACGGCAATCTCGGCACCCGCTGGTCGAGCGCGTTCAGCGACCCGCAGTGGCTGCAGGTCGACCTGGGCGCTTCGGCCACCATCTCGTCGGTGGTGCTCAACTGGGAGGCCGCGTACGCCCGCGGCTTCAGCCTCAAGACGTCGGCCAACGGCTCCTCGTGGACGACGATCTACAACACCACCAACGGCGCCGGCGGCCGGCAGGCCCTGACGGTCAGCGGGACCGGGCGTTACGTCCGGCTCGAGACCACCGTACGGGCCACGCAGTGGGGTGTTTCCCTGACGGAGTTCCAGGTGTACGGCAGTGGGGGCGGCGGTGGCACCACGCCCACGATCCCGCCGGGCGCCGTACGGGTGGCCGAGTTCCTGGCCGACTGCCCGTTCAGCCACCGGTTGCCGGACGACCCGATCATCTTCCCGGGGTTGCCGGGGGCGTCGCACATGCACAGCTTCTTCGGCAGCACCGTGACGAACGCCTACAGCACCACGCAGGACCTGCTCAACGCGAACAGCAACTGCAACCCGTCGATCGACAAGTCGTCGTACTGGATCCCGACCTTCTACAACGGCAACACCCCGGTCGAGCCGACCACCGGCATCTTCTACTACCTGGGGGAGGGGGTGCGCGACGACCTGATCGCGCAGACCCAGCCGTTCCCGCTCGGCCTGCGCATCGTGGCCGGCAACGCGAAGGCCACCGGGCCCAACGACAACACCATCTCGCGGTGGTCGTGTCTGCACGCGGGTGAGGTGGGCTCGTCGCACGACTTCGTCACCTGCCCGCCGGGCACGATGCTGGAGTCGTACCTCGACTTCCCGCACTGCTGGGACGGCGTCAACCTGGACTCGCCTGATCACAAGAGCCACATGGCGTACCCGGTGAACAACGCCTGCCCGGCCAGCCACCCGGTCGTGGTGCCGAAGCTGCGGCAGGTCATGCGGTACCCGGTCAACGGCAACCCGGCGAACTTCCGGCTGGCCTCCGGGCCGGGTTACACGATGCACGGCGACTTCTTCAACGCCTGGCCGGTGG from the Paractinoplanes abujensis genome contains:
- a CDS encoding precorrin-3B synthase, giving the protein MPARESAVDACPGALRLHAAADGPLARVRLPGGLLTGAQLTTLATLAAQFGDGRLELTSRANLQLRALTDADPTVLAAALTAAGLLPSETHETVRNIVAPPLAGATLRALVAELDRALCADPALAALPGRFLFALGAVPLSADLAAVPVDETFAILFAGHDPGLRVPATDVVRTLLTAANAFLTERAETTAWRLHELPDGPSRIATRTAAALGLPTLPPSTAVPLSADATLLGIVPQGDGLVAVGALVPLGRLGGEALRLLGTARRLVVTPWRGVLVPDLTVEAARRWARALAEAGLPVEPATRWAGVTACAGRPGCAKSLADVRADADRSSVYSDGLPVHWIGCARGCGSPAGAHVRVEATPDGYAVTRQPDGETFTGDTAHAVAAARRN
- the cobN gene encoding cobaltochelatase subunit CobN, yielding MFLLLSTSDTDLLSARASGSAWRLANPARTGVADLPALLTDVTLVVVRILGGRRAWEEGLDALLAGPVPVVVLGGEQAPDAELMKLSTVPAGVAAEAHAYLAQGGSDNLAAVHDFLSDTVLLTGHGFAPPQAAPDWGPLPRETTATGPTVAVLYYRAHHMAGNTAFVEALCRAIEAKGGRPLPLFTSSLRTAPEDLLAELRKADALVVTVLAAGGTKPATVTAGGDDEAWDVGVLAGLDVPILQALCLTSSRAKWEASDDGLSPLDAATQVAIPEFDGRIITVPFSFKEIDPDGLSIYVADPERAARVAGIAVAHARLRHIPPAERRIVVMLSAYPTKHSRIGNAVGLDTPASTVALLAALRERGYRIGSFGDYDGDGLIHALIAAGGQDPDWLTEDQLAENKVRINGERYGDWFATLPDDLRASMTTHWGPAPGELYVDNGDIVLAALQDENVVVMVQPPRGFGANPVAIYHDPDLPPSHHYLAAYRWVADEFGAHAVVHVGKHGNLEWLPGKNVGMSASDGTDAALGDLPLIYPFLVNDPGEGTQAKRRAHATLVDHLIPPMARAESYGDIARLEQLLDEHANIAALDPAKLPAIRAQIWTLIQAARMDHDLGQSDRPDDEEFDEFILHVDGWLCEVKDVQIRDGLHILGAAPQGEARVNLVLSMLRAKQMWAGQVAALPGLREALGLAEEASTAETDRVEALAHALVSGMEEAGWPTDRAHIAELSGTHGVGGERVQDVLAFAATEIVPRLDRTTDELTNLLHALDGGYVPAGPSGSPLRGLINVLPTGRNFYSVDPKAIPSALAWETGQAMAESLLKRYREDYGDWPRSVGLSAWGTSAMRTAGDDIAEILALIGVRPIWDPASRRVTGLEPITRDELGRPRIDVTVRISGFFRDAFPHVVAMLDDAFRMIAELDEPENFVREHALADRDDHGDWRRATTRIFGSRPGAYGAGILPLIDSRNWRTDKDLAEVYAVWGGFAYGRDLDGVPARPDMENAYKRIDVAAKNIDTREHDIADSDDYFQYHGGMIATVRALTGKAPAAYVGDSTNPDATRTRSLTEETARIFRARVVNPRWIAAMRRHGYKGAFELAATVDYLFGFDATAGVVTDYMYEQLAATYALDPENQKFFQQSNPWALHSVTERLLEAAERKLWDSPDPDTLNALQQLYLETEGDIEDS
- a CDS encoding response regulator transcription factor: MRVMLADDAVLFREGMSRILTDVGFTVTGQAGDGRALLALVRADPPDVAVIDLRMPPSFSDEGIETAAAIRAAAPGVGLMLLSQYVEVHHALRLMTDFDGGVGYLLKDRVSDLAAFGADIRKVGRGETVIDPELVARLVARRRERDPLDRLTDRERAVLALMARGLSNTAVAADLHLAVKTVEAHVTSIFTKLGLIQDDREHRRVLAVLTFLRA
- a CDS encoding sensor histidine kinase, with the protein product MSRAGVLGRAAGVVAAALVAAGFALGWHVANLHNGLIAATFTAVGLYVVHRRPGNREGRLFVAVGLAHAVMFTGRQYALHPGPLPGAEWIGWFGVWPLPLVLVLVGVAVMSFPDGRLPSRGWRPVVGVLAVAGLALSTTSALWPVEYARTGLVAGHPLTLAGAAAAQELYDAVRPVAYLLFQLTWAACVVVRVRRAHGDEARQLRWFLYAVTVSAAVMVLGLALWGSPLAGTLAVPFVAVAAGAAILRYRLYDIDPVINKSLVFGAMAAVVTLGYAVVVTGIGRLVDGYGTLLSLIATGLVAVAFEPLRRRVQRLADRLVYGHRATPYEALSRLSGHLTAPTGGLLAALTATVADAVGAHQVVLWTGPADALRPVSMWPATVPLPAAPDIETLVPIRYDERFLGAITVAKGGPANGRTGVATELSAAERRLVGDLAAQAGLVLELRATAQRLVAAGDAARRRLERDLHDGAQQRLVTVAMELGAVVRLAAANGSDAVAARAEGVRAQLLEATAELREMARGLHPAVLTQDGLEAAAGFLADRSPLPVRLTVDVPRRLPAEVESTAYFVISEGLTNAAKHSGAATVAVTLTGDEPGLRVEVADDGHGGAAITSGGGLEGLADRLATMDARLVVESGPGGTTLRTVIPCA
- a CDS encoding galactose-binding domain-containing protein; this encodes MTSPVLDGLGTPRNSKRLSPARILTLGAALFGLIAAYFVVTTQNAQAAEVVVSQGKPATASSTEVAGAYLPGEAVDGNNGTRWASAFTANAWWQVDLGAATAVSRIAINWEGAYAKGFNVQFSTNGTSFTQAYTTTTGAGGQQSIAVTGTARYVRINLTERALPAYGYSFWEFQVFSGGPTTPPTTPPTTPPTTPPGGTTRLLSYNKPAQASTWQNDVNCNPCSPDKAFDNDPASRWATSSTNGWVDPGWISVDLGATATISQVVLQWDPAYGKSYQIQVSNDNVNWTPIFSTTTGDGLKDVINATGTGRYVRMYGTQRSSAYGYSLWEFSVYGTGGAPNNPPAPPADPSFPASRLVFEDNFNDPAGTKPSTAKWTYDPGVPQNGEIQYYTPNSENAQTDGQGSLVIEARRQDYQGRQYTSARMNTGGKFSAQYGRFEARIKVPKGNGLWPAFWMMGEDFLSGRPWPYNGEIDIMEVLGRNTNEMYTTLHAPAYNGGGGYGQKNAAGVDLSQDFHVYAAEWDSKGIRFFLDGRQVFNADKATVENTRGPWIFDHKFYLILNLAVGGDFPGPIDATTPFPSRMLVDYVRVYQ
- a CDS encoding DUF1996 domain-containing protein, which translates into the protein MRARILVAAALLATSAIAIATRADAADTLISQGKTATASSSESAAFPASNAVDGNLGTRWSSAFSDPQWLQVDLGASATISSVVLNWEAAYARGFSLKTSANGSSWTTIYNTTNGAGGRQALTVSGTGRYVRLETTVRATQWGVSLTEFQVYGSGGGGGTTPTIPPGAVRVAEFLADCPFSHRLPDDPIIFPGLPGASHMHSFFGSTVTNAYSTTQDLLNANSNCNPSIDKSSYWIPTFYNGNTPVEPTTGIFYYLGEGVRDDLIAQTQPFPLGLRIVAGNAKATGPNDNTISRWSCLHAGEVGSSHDFVTCPPGTMLESYLDFPHCWDGVNLDSPDHKSHMAYPVNNACPASHPVVVPKLRQVMRYPVNGNPANFRLASGPGYTMHGDFFNAWPVDELARRVNDCIRPIIKCGTDGRP